One Glycine max cultivar Williams 82 chromosome 6, Glycine_max_v4.0, whole genome shotgun sequence DNA segment encodes these proteins:
- the LOC100807943 gene encoding protein ACCELERATED CELL DEATH 6 isoform X2 has protein sequence MAERRINVDFPSPDAASQVGLLHKEIVGKTMIYKLSEAVEEGDGANFVMVLKQQSEENKLRLSDVFDKVTIAGDSLLHVAADLGKEMIVGRICDLFPLLLIRRNVRGDTPLHVAARSKKYETVKLILSQYATKQSTYDEMKDKKITRETNECGNTPLHEAVYSGDVDVVKDIFDQDKAVVHCLNKSKRSPLCLAVVNGNEQILELLLQIPLPADQPLSQCRLSSPLHTAIQHQKRVMIQAIIEIRPELVYLRDEDGNTPLHYAVDIGYVDGFRILFKNSLLNKLDQTALERNKKGHLPVHLACKRGCVEMVKEFFEPGSGWPINPYVLLNQKGQNILHIAAKNGRDNVVEYLLGNCNTGHLHINQKDYDGNTPLHLASKNLFQQVISLITEDKRTDLNLTNEDGLTAGDISKTFEHPMLRGREILSMELSKGAGVPVNHMLHSQRQPQPEKDTSDFQRKSLSEKDTREAFLIVAALLMTVSFAAGFTVPGGVYSSDDPNPKIRGTAVFAASVAFLAAVLLVVANNRLLAGATILIGALHYILYFFVIK, from the exons ATGGCCGAACGGAGAATTAATGTGGATTTCCCAAGTCCAGATGCAGCTTCACAAGTGGGACTACTGCATAAGGAAATTGTTGGAAAAACTATGATTTACAAGTTGTCTGAAGCTGTTGAAGAAGGAGATGGTGCTAACTTTGTTATGGTGTTGAAGCAACAATCTGAGGAAAATAAGCTACGTTTGTCTGATGTTTTTGATAAAGTCACCATAGCAGGTGATTCACTGCTTCATGTGGCAGCAGATTTGGGGAAAGAAATGATTGTGGGGAGGATTTGTGATCTCTTTCCTTTGCTTCTAATTAGGAGAAATGTAAGAGGTGACACTCCACTTCATGTTGCTGCGAGGTCTAAGAAATATGAGACAGTCAAGTTGATTCTCTCCCAATATGCCACAAAGCAGTCAACATATGATGAGatgaaagataaaaagataACAAGAGAAACAAATGAATGTGGGAATACTCCTTTGCACGAGGCTGTCTACAGTGGGGATGTTGATGTGGTTAAAGATATTTTCGACCAGGATAAGGCTGTAGTCCATTGTTTGAACAAGTCAAAGAGATCACCACTGTGTTTGGCAGTGGTGAATGGTAATGAGCAAATTCTCGAACTTCTGTTGCAAATTCCATTACCTGCGGACCAGCCGCTTTCACAGTGTCGTCTAAGTTCTCCACTCCACACAGCTATACAgcatcaaaaaagag TTATGATACAAGCGATAATAGAAATAAGGCCCGAGCTAGTTTATTTAAGGGATGAAGACGGAAATACTCCCCTTCATTATGCAGTTGACATTGGTTATGTTGACGGATTtcgtattttatttaaaaattctttGCTAAATAAATTGGATCAAACTGCCTTGGAACGAAACAAGAAGGGCCATCTTCCCGTTCATCTTGCTTGCAAAAGGGGTTGTGTTGAGATGGTAAAAGAATTCTTTGAACCTGGATCCGGATGGCCCATTAATCCTTATGTTCTCCTCAATCAAAAGGGTCAAAACATTCTTCACATTGCGGCAAAGAATGGAAGAGATAATGTGGTAGAATACCTACTAGGAAATTGCAACACTGGTCATCTACATATAAACCAGAAAGACTATGATGGGAACACTCCATTGCATTTGGCTTCCAAAAATTTATTTCAGCAAGTTATCAGCTTGATCACAGAGGATAAGAGGACTGATCTGAATCTCACGAATGAAGACGGTTTAACGGCTGGTGATATCAGTAAGACCTTTGAACATCCAATGTTACGTGGAAGAGAG ATTTTATCCATGGAGTTATCAAAAGGAGCTGGAGTCCCTGTAAATCACATGTTGCATTCTCAACGCCAACCACAGCCTGAAAAAGACACCTCTGATTTTCAACGCAAATCACTGTCTGAAAAAGACACCCGTGAGGCATTTTTGATTGTTGCAGCGTTGTTGATGACAGTGTCATTTGCAGCTGGTTTTACTGTACCAGGAGGTGTATATAGCTCTGATGACCCAAACCCTAAAATTAGAGGAACTGCAGTTTTTGCTG CATCAGTGGCCTTTTTGGCTGCTGTACTTCTAGTTGTGGCCAATAACCGTTTACTCGCAGGTGCTACAATCCTCATTGGAGCCTTGCACTATATCCTCTacttttttgtaataaaataa
- the LOC102659999 gene encoding protein ACCELERATED CELL DEATH 6 isoform X2, with product MIYKLYQVDEEGDADKFGEELKQQCEENKLRLPDVFDKVTLTGDSLLHVAADLGQERMVEMICDLFPVLLTRRNVRGDTPLHIAVRSKNTSMVNLILSQYATKKSTHDEMKDKEITRETNECGDTPLHEAVYSGDVDVVKDIFDQDKDVVHCLNKSKRSPLCLAVVNGNEQILKLLLQIPLPADQPLSQCRRSSPLHTAIQHQKEVMIQAIIAIRPELVYLRDEDGNTPLHYAVDIGYVDGFRILLKNSLPNKLDKTDQTALERNKKGYLPLHLACKRGYVKMVKEFLELEWPINPYIVLNQKGQNILHIAAKNGRGGVVEYLLRNCKTYDLSITQKDYDGNTPLHLASKNLFPEIIHLITEYYRTGLNLTNKDGLTARDISETFEHPMLRKRKSVSMELLKRAGVPVNHMLHSQRQPQPEKDTFDFQLQSHVQPGKDIREAFLIVAALLVTVSFAAAFTVPGGVYSSDDPNPKIRGTAVFARKPLFWIFTIFNIITMYSSAMACGFLSLGIFLQSELTLTIQPSFLYLSSAFFTAPVAFIAAVVLVVANNRLLTIVTSVIGCLLTFYTVLLMLLSLLVSPLDGTSTTVRIIISNPKLRRFYGRWILPKISIGGKPKIFLHSRKQTRTRTRTMD from the exons ATGATTTACAAGTTGTATCAAGTTGATGAAGAAGGAGATGCTGATAAATTTGGTGAGGAGTTGAAGCAACAATGTGAGGAAAATAAGCTACGTTTGCCTGATGTTTTTGATAAAGTCACCCTAACAGGTGATTCACTGCTTCATGTGGCAGCAGATTTGGGGCAAGAAAGGATGGTGGAGATGATTTGTGATCTCTTTCCTGTGCTTCTAACTAGGAGAAATGTAAGAGGCGACACTCCACTTCATATTGCTGTGAGGTCCAAGAACACTAGTATGGTCAACCTCATTCTTTCCCAATATGCCACAAAGAAGTCAACACATGATGAGATGAAAGATAAAGAGATAACAAGAGAAACAAATGAATGTGGGGATACTCCTTTGCACGAGGCTGTCTACAGTGGGGATGTTGATGTGGTTAAAGATATTTTCGACCAGGATAAGGATGTAGTCCATTGTTTGAACAAGTCAAAGAGATCACCACTGTGTTTGGCAGTGGTGAATGGTAATGAGCAAATTCTCAAACTTCTGTTGCAAATTCCATTACCTGCGGACCAGCCGCTTTCACAGTGTCGTCGAAGTTCTCCACTCCACACAGCTATACAACATCAAAAAGAAG TTATGATACAAGCGATAATAGCAATAAGGCCCGAGCTAGTTTATTTAAGGGATGAAGATGGAAATACTCCCCTTCATTATGCAGTTGACATTGGTTATGTTGACGGATTtcgtattttattaaaaaattcattgcCAAATAAATTGGATAAAACTGATCAAACTGCCTTGGAACGAAACAAGAAGGGCTATCTTCCCCTTCATCTTGCTTGCAAAAGGGGTTATGTTAAGATGGTAAAAgaattcttggaacttgaatggCCCATTAATCCTTATATTGTCCTCAATCAAAAGGGTCAAAACATTCTTCACATTGCGGCAAAGAATGGAAGAGGTGGTGTGGTAGAATACCTACTAAGAAATTGCAAAACTTATGATCTATCTATAACCCAGAAAGACTATGATGGGAACACTCCATTGCATTTGGCTTCCAAAAATTTATTTCCGGAAATTATCCACTTGATTACAGAGTATTATAGGACTGGTCTGAATCTCACGAATAAGGACGGTTTAACGGCTCGAGATATCAGTGAGACCTTTGAACATCCAATGTTGCGTAAAAGAAAG AGTGTATCCATGGAGTTATTAAAAAGAGCTGGAGTCCCTGTAAATCACATGTTGCATTCTCAACGCCAACCACAGCCTGAAAAAGACACCTTTGATTTTCAACTCCAATCACATGTACAGCCTGGAAAAGACATCCGTGAGGCATTTTTGATTGTTGCAGCGTTGTTGGTGACAGTGTCATTTGCAGCTGCTTTTACTGTACCAGGAGGTGTATATAGCTCTGATGACCCAAACCCTAAAATTAGAGGAACTGCAGTTTTTGCTCGTAAACCATTATTCTGGATATTCACCATCTTCAATATCATAACTATGTATAGCTCTGCAATGGCATGTGGATTTCTGTCTCTGGGAATATTTCTTCAGTCTGAATTAACTCTAACAATTCAACCTTCGTTCTTATATTTGTCAAGTGCCTTTTTCACAGCACCAGTGGCGTTTATAGCTGCTGTAGTTCTAGTTGTGGCCAATAACCGTTTACTCACAATTGTTACAAGCGTCATTGGATGCTTGCTCACTTTCTACACCGTTCTTTTAATGCTACTTTCACTACTAGTATCTCCACTAGATGGAACTTCGACGACTGTTAGAATTATTATATCTAATCCAAAACTTCGACGTTTTTATGGCCGTTGGATTCTTCCCAAGATAAGTATAGGTGGTAAGCCCAAAATTTTTCTTCATTCCAGAAAGCAAACAAGGACAAGGACAAGGACAATGGATTAG
- the LOC102659999 gene encoding protein ACCELERATED CELL DEATH 6 isoform X1, with translation MDQLRIDVDFPSPDAASQVGLLHKEIVRKAMIYKLYQVDEEGDADKFGEELKQQCEENKLRLPDVFDKVTLTGDSLLHVAADLGQERMVEMICDLFPVLLTRRNVRGDTPLHIAVRSKNTSMVNLILSQYATKKSTHDEMKDKEITRETNECGDTPLHEAVYSGDVDVVKDIFDQDKDVVHCLNKSKRSPLCLAVVNGNEQILKLLLQIPLPADQPLSQCRRSSPLHTAIQHQKEVMIQAIIAIRPELVYLRDEDGNTPLHYAVDIGYVDGFRILLKNSLPNKLDKTDQTALERNKKGYLPLHLACKRGYVKMVKEFLELEWPINPYIVLNQKGQNILHIAAKNGRGGVVEYLLRNCKTYDLSITQKDYDGNTPLHLASKNLFPEIIHLITEYYRTGLNLTNKDGLTARDISETFEHPMLRKRKSVSMELLKRAGVPVNHMLHSQRQPQPEKDTFDFQLQSHVQPGKDIREAFLIVAALLVTVSFAAAFTVPGGVYSSDDPNPKIRGTAVFARKPLFWIFTIFNIITMYSSAMACGFLSLGIFLQSELTLTIQPSFLYLSSAFFTAPVAFIAAVVLVVANNRLLTIVTSVIGCLLTFYTVLLMLLSLLVSPLDGTSTTVRIIISNPKLRRFYGRWILPKISIGGKPKIFLHSRKQTRTRTRTMD, from the exons ATGGACCAATTGAGAATTGATGTGGATTTTCCAAGTCCAGATGCAGCTTCACAAGTGGGACTACTGCATAAGGAAATTGTTAGAAAAGCTATGATTTACAAGTTGTATCAAGTTGATGAAGAAGGAGATGCTGATAAATTTGGTGAGGAGTTGAAGCAACAATGTGAGGAAAATAAGCTACGTTTGCCTGATGTTTTTGATAAAGTCACCCTAACAGGTGATTCACTGCTTCATGTGGCAGCAGATTTGGGGCAAGAAAGGATGGTGGAGATGATTTGTGATCTCTTTCCTGTGCTTCTAACTAGGAGAAATGTAAGAGGCGACACTCCACTTCATATTGCTGTGAGGTCCAAGAACACTAGTATGGTCAACCTCATTCTTTCCCAATATGCCACAAAGAAGTCAACACATGATGAGATGAAAGATAAAGAGATAACAAGAGAAACAAATGAATGTGGGGATACTCCTTTGCACGAGGCTGTCTACAGTGGGGATGTTGATGTGGTTAAAGATATTTTCGACCAGGATAAGGATGTAGTCCATTGTTTGAACAAGTCAAAGAGATCACCACTGTGTTTGGCAGTGGTGAATGGTAATGAGCAAATTCTCAAACTTCTGTTGCAAATTCCATTACCTGCGGACCAGCCGCTTTCACAGTGTCGTCGAAGTTCTCCACTCCACACAGCTATACAACATCAAAAAGAAG TTATGATACAAGCGATAATAGCAATAAGGCCCGAGCTAGTTTATTTAAGGGATGAAGATGGAAATACTCCCCTTCATTATGCAGTTGACATTGGTTATGTTGACGGATTtcgtattttattaaaaaattcattgcCAAATAAATTGGATAAAACTGATCAAACTGCCTTGGAACGAAACAAGAAGGGCTATCTTCCCCTTCATCTTGCTTGCAAAAGGGGTTATGTTAAGATGGTAAAAgaattcttggaacttgaatggCCCATTAATCCTTATATTGTCCTCAATCAAAAGGGTCAAAACATTCTTCACATTGCGGCAAAGAATGGAAGAGGTGGTGTGGTAGAATACCTACTAAGAAATTGCAAAACTTATGATCTATCTATAACCCAGAAAGACTATGATGGGAACACTCCATTGCATTTGGCTTCCAAAAATTTATTTCCGGAAATTATCCACTTGATTACAGAGTATTATAGGACTGGTCTGAATCTCACGAATAAGGACGGTTTAACGGCTCGAGATATCAGTGAGACCTTTGAACATCCAATGTTGCGTAAAAGAAAG AGTGTATCCATGGAGTTATTAAAAAGAGCTGGAGTCCCTGTAAATCACATGTTGCATTCTCAACGCCAACCACAGCCTGAAAAAGACACCTTTGATTTTCAACTCCAATCACATGTACAGCCTGGAAAAGACATCCGTGAGGCATTTTTGATTGTTGCAGCGTTGTTGGTGACAGTGTCATTTGCAGCTGCTTTTACTGTACCAGGAGGTGTATATAGCTCTGATGACCCAAACCCTAAAATTAGAGGAACTGCAGTTTTTGCTCGTAAACCATTATTCTGGATATTCACCATCTTCAATATCATAACTATGTATAGCTCTGCAATGGCATGTGGATTTCTGTCTCTGGGAATATTTCTTCAGTCTGAATTAACTCTAACAATTCAACCTTCGTTCTTATATTTGTCAAGTGCCTTTTTCACAGCACCAGTGGCGTTTATAGCTGCTGTAGTTCTAGTTGTGGCCAATAACCGTTTACTCACAATTGTTACAAGCGTCATTGGATGCTTGCTCACTTTCTACACCGTTCTTTTAATGCTACTTTCACTACTAGTATCTCCACTAGATGGAACTTCGACGACTGTTAGAATTATTATATCTAATCCAAAACTTCGACGTTTTTATGGCCGTTGGATTCTTCCCAAGATAAGTATAGGTGGTAAGCCCAAAATTTTTCTTCATTCCAGAAAGCAAACAAGGACAAGGACAAGGACAATGGATTAG
- the LOC100807943 gene encoding protein ACCELERATED CELL DEATH 6 isoform X1: protein MAERRINVDFPSPDAASQVGLLHKEIVGKTMIYKLSEAVEEGDGANFVMVLKQQSEENKLRLSDVFDKVTIAGDSLLHVAADLGKEMIVGRICDLFPLLLIRRNVRGDTPLHVAARSKKYETVKLILSQYATKQSTYDEMKDKKITRETNECGNTPLHEAVYSGDVDVVKDIFDQDKAVVHCLNKSKRSPLCLAVVNGNEQILELLLQIPLPADQPLSQCRLSSPLHTAIQHQKRVMIQAIIEIRPELVYLRDEDGNTPLHYAVDIGYVDGFRILFKNSLLNKLDQTALERNKKGHLPVHLACKRGCVEMVKEFFEPGSGWPINPYVLLNQKGQNILHIAAKNGRDNVVEYLLGNCNTGHLHINQKDYDGNTPLHLASKNLFQQVISLITEDKRTDLNLTNEDGLTAGDISKTFEHPMLRGREILSMELSKGAGVPVNHMLHSQRQPQPEKDTSDFQRKSLSEKDTREAFLIVAALLMTVSFAAGFTVPGGVYSSDDPNPKIRGTAVFAGNSVFWIFIIFNTITMYSSAMACGLLSVGIVNRSKLSRFSDLFLTCAFLAASVAFLAAVLLVVANNRLLAGATILIGALHYILYFFVIK, encoded by the exons ATGGCCGAACGGAGAATTAATGTGGATTTCCCAAGTCCAGATGCAGCTTCACAAGTGGGACTACTGCATAAGGAAATTGTTGGAAAAACTATGATTTACAAGTTGTCTGAAGCTGTTGAAGAAGGAGATGGTGCTAACTTTGTTATGGTGTTGAAGCAACAATCTGAGGAAAATAAGCTACGTTTGTCTGATGTTTTTGATAAAGTCACCATAGCAGGTGATTCACTGCTTCATGTGGCAGCAGATTTGGGGAAAGAAATGATTGTGGGGAGGATTTGTGATCTCTTTCCTTTGCTTCTAATTAGGAGAAATGTAAGAGGTGACACTCCACTTCATGTTGCTGCGAGGTCTAAGAAATATGAGACAGTCAAGTTGATTCTCTCCCAATATGCCACAAAGCAGTCAACATATGATGAGatgaaagataaaaagataACAAGAGAAACAAATGAATGTGGGAATACTCCTTTGCACGAGGCTGTCTACAGTGGGGATGTTGATGTGGTTAAAGATATTTTCGACCAGGATAAGGCTGTAGTCCATTGTTTGAACAAGTCAAAGAGATCACCACTGTGTTTGGCAGTGGTGAATGGTAATGAGCAAATTCTCGAACTTCTGTTGCAAATTCCATTACCTGCGGACCAGCCGCTTTCACAGTGTCGTCTAAGTTCTCCACTCCACACAGCTATACAgcatcaaaaaagag TTATGATACAAGCGATAATAGAAATAAGGCCCGAGCTAGTTTATTTAAGGGATGAAGACGGAAATACTCCCCTTCATTATGCAGTTGACATTGGTTATGTTGACGGATTtcgtattttatttaaaaattctttGCTAAATAAATTGGATCAAACTGCCTTGGAACGAAACAAGAAGGGCCATCTTCCCGTTCATCTTGCTTGCAAAAGGGGTTGTGTTGAGATGGTAAAAGAATTCTTTGAACCTGGATCCGGATGGCCCATTAATCCTTATGTTCTCCTCAATCAAAAGGGTCAAAACATTCTTCACATTGCGGCAAAGAATGGAAGAGATAATGTGGTAGAATACCTACTAGGAAATTGCAACACTGGTCATCTACATATAAACCAGAAAGACTATGATGGGAACACTCCATTGCATTTGGCTTCCAAAAATTTATTTCAGCAAGTTATCAGCTTGATCACAGAGGATAAGAGGACTGATCTGAATCTCACGAATGAAGACGGTTTAACGGCTGGTGATATCAGTAAGACCTTTGAACATCCAATGTTACGTGGAAGAGAG ATTTTATCCATGGAGTTATCAAAAGGAGCTGGAGTCCCTGTAAATCACATGTTGCATTCTCAACGCCAACCACAGCCTGAAAAAGACACCTCTGATTTTCAACGCAAATCACTGTCTGAAAAAGACACCCGTGAGGCATTTTTGATTGTTGCAGCGTTGTTGATGACAGTGTCATTTGCAGCTGGTTTTACTGTACCAGGAGGTGTATATAGCTCTGATGACCCAAACCCTAAAATTAGAGGAACTGCAGTTTTTGCTGGTAATTCAGTATTCTGGATATTCATCATCTTCAATACCATAACTATGTATAGCTCTGCAATGGCATGTGGACTTCTGTCTGTGGGAATAGTTAATCGGTCTAAATTAAGTCGTTTTTCGGACTTGTTTTTGACATGTGCCTTTCTCGCAGCATCAGTGGCCTTTTTGGCTGCTGTACTTCTAGTTGTGGCCAATAACCGTTTACTCGCAGGTGCTACAATCCTCATTGGAGCCTTGCACTATATCCTCTacttttttgtaataaaataa